The Pleuronectes platessa chromosome 11, fPlePla1.1, whole genome shotgun sequence genome includes a window with the following:
- the tpp1 gene encoding tripeptidyl-peptidase 1, with the protein MTGATSSSETQQLSSVAAEDTMNTLLTLSISWLSVSLVWCGYLEYDQDVLIPEDWSHVGRVDPAEQLELTFALKQQNVHLLEEELRLVSDPDSAQYGKHLNLEEVASLVRPSELTHKVVRHWLQSHGITSCLTVSTQDFLQCTMTAEDAETLLPGSRFHRYVREGQSLVRSSAPYSVHDDIHQHLDFVGGLHRFPPKGQDLSKQRSNGGVHLGVTPAILRARYNLTAADVGTSQNNSQAVAQFLEQYYHPADLAEFMSMFGGSFQHRSQVDRVVGTQGGGKAGIEASLDVEYIMSTGANISTWVFTNPGRQETQEPFLQWMVLLSNMSDLPWVHTISYGDDEDSLSTAYMTRINTEFMKAGVRGISLLFASGDSGAGCKHLGKEQNSFRPSFPASSPYVTTVGGTSFKNPFKLTYEVTDYISGGGFSNVFKMPDYQVSAVEGYLKTVAATLPPRSYYNTSGRAYPDMAALSDNYWVVINRVPVPWVSGTSASTPVVGGVLSLINDQRLLKGLPALGFLNPRLYKLKGQALFDVTEGCHLGCLDEQVQGKGFCAAPSWDPVTGWGTPNYPALLAALLAE; encoded by the exons ATGACCGGTGCGacctcctcctcagagacacaGCAGCTGAGCTCAGTGGCAGCAGAGGACACGATGAACACGCT TTTGACCCTGTCCATCTCCTGGTTGTCCGTCTCACTGGTCTGGTGTGGATATCTGGAATATGACCAAGATGTCCT GATTCCAGAGGACTGGAGTCATGTCGGTCGGGTCGATCCTGCAGAGCAGCTGGAGCTGACCTTTGCCCTGAAGCAGCAGAATGTTCATCTGCTGGAGGAAGAACTCCGACTGGTGTCCGACCCTGACTCGGCTCAGTATG GTAAACATCTCAACCTGGAGGAGGTCGCCTCCCTCGTGCGTCCGTCTGAATTGACCCACAAGGTGGTGCGTCACTGGCTGCAGAGTCATGGGATTACAAGCTGCCTGACCGTTAGCACTCAGGACTTTTTGCAGTGCACGATGACTGCAGA AGATGCAGAGACGTTGCTTCCAGGAAGCAGGTTCCATCGTTATGTCAGAGAGGGACAGTCTCTTGTGAGGTCGTCGGCTCCGTACTCCGTTCACGATGATATTCACCAGCACCTCGACTTTG TTGGAGGGCTTCATCGCTTCCCTCCCAAAGGACAGGACCTCAGTAAACAGCGGTCTAATGGAGGGGTCCACCTTGGAGTGACTCCTGCCATCTTGAGAGCTCGCTATAACCTCACAGCAGCTGATGTGGGAACAAGCCAGAACAACAGCCAGGCTGTAGCTCAG TTCTTGGAGCAGTATTATCACCCTGCAGACCTGGCTGAGTTCATGAGCATGTTTGGAGGAAGCTTCCAGCATCGGTCTCAGGTGGATCGAGTTGTGGGCACCCAGGGAGGAGGCAAGGCTGGCATAGAGGCCAGTCTGGATGTGGAGTACATCATGAGCACGGGGGCGAACATCTCCACATGGGTCTTCACCAACCCAG gCCGTCAGGAGACTCAGGAGCCGTTCCTACAGTGGATGGTCCTGCTCAGCAACATGTCGGACCTGCCCTGGGTTCACACGATCAGCTATGGTGATGATGAGGACAGCCTGTCTACTGCCTACATGACGCGCATCAACACAGAGTTCATGAAGGCTGGTGTCAGGGGGATCTCTCTGCTCTTTGCTTCAG GTGACAGTGGTGCTGGCTGTAAACATTTGGGTAAAGAACAAAACTCCTTCCGGCCTAGTTTCCCAGCTTCAAG CCCTTATGTTACTACAGTGGGAGGAACCTCATTCAAGAACCCATTCAAGCTCACATATGAGGTCACCGATTACATCAGTGGAGGCGGTTTCAGCAACGTCTTCAAGATGCCCGACTACCAG GTCAGTGCAGTGGAGGGGTACCTGAAGACTGTAGCAGCAACCCTTCCCCCTCGGTCATACTACAACACCAGCGGCAGGGCCTATCCAGACATGGCTGCCCTGTCTGATAATTACTGGGTGGTCATCAACAGAGTGCCTGTCCCCTGGGTGTCTGGCACCTCG GCGTCGACCCCGGTGGTCGGAGGTGTGCTGTCTCTCATCAATGATCAGCGACTGCTGAAGGGCCTGCCTGCCCTGGGCTTCCTCAACCCTCGCCTCTACAAGCTCAAGGGACAGGCCCTTTTCGAT GTGACTGAAGGCTGCCACCTGGGCTGCCTGGATGAGCAGGTTCAGGGGAAAGGTTTCTGTGCTGCTCCGTCATGGGACCCTGTCACAGGCTGGGGGACGCCAAACTACCCTGCCCTGCTGGCTGCCCTGCTGGCTGAGTGA
- the mis18bp1 gene encoding mis18-binding protein 1, with protein sequence MASFHHLLQHERPRFESPAKVFAKLKSKVQREAMYATEPPRNVREKHGGEFSREENFRLAEEVKENHTPVFYRSEVQALTLSPISTPQKNFGSSFSNDGIPHVAETGHAFMFRNQHTPTKRGFLESTAVSHPLTLGHRDPDQISDGFTVSRRTRAKTQPLMDRCGRGVYEEDPRRSIVSPAKMVSPQGKRLRKRKWEQQEFNKVSSRKEVGAAVRSQTDTRREDEGDFRGFPAEVNQGTRAPLFPTPRSIAMKRACVMMEKYPPMSPAKLFAYMKERENKREHRRVPEGSSSTRELFSTHFDQAGDSPLHASHDMDEIEDTGFSRVPESAVPDSCSSDKSADSQSDPMEDVPIPVARPQPVLLEDPLVLNSPKISIPKKNQAVFQSNKRPQRTQFPNESVIYLKKWFLRSSQRGLFLDGIHTKDNVPWNSNIIDDRVSNCVVKTVSGRVYVLVGKMNFTVNSGFPKWFMKKFVNGFPPNWKSLYEKSLSEKVERTSEGKSIIANTKSAASSNQSAKRNRQNNLKTPEFCPPAISSSSSTRTSQSGRVIKPPLEYWRGGRVILDANMNVTIHECYDTSICIPEVTTTVSARTSQTPARVFLPCIEGDKNRSETSCDEEASAPARKVKAPLRKSKRAMKPSNPAEPSVEARSNPDGWTGRGTRSQSRSPPMDKTVYVDILPQKQNKPEKATTQRPEKMTHETSRLPERRSKRTLKASPESPTVHEETSQPQLSGDDFSTKRKKGGKGVYVKNGGKGRNQSQPSRGSQSLQSSESSDESVKERRKRGTSTKNTKTAQTKPKQSKCTKISPPTNLMPKPTHSSRTQKTNKGSTVVPPPEQDEDKWTEAELMKLQEAVSFYPKHMSGYWAKVAKMVGARSPEECYSQQTSQGTSQTPVKKDKKPRKEKVELPKDPVTDCPIISARVGTLRRKQQVRQFMEAMPTEDVEDVFSSAYMQNKRYEIPSMCESEEHEFTMSNLEPLTPVSRVYPEVKTPQCLYISPGMMGSPDKDKDDKFVYQLQKRMKKNQFNVCNQAQSSKNCTSTGRTMRQCGNTENDTFVVWQMFPENNVAAPDSGEEEDFYFSDSN encoded by the exons ATGGCTTCATTTCATCATTTACTACAACACGAAAGGCCGCGGTTTGAATCTCCCGCCAAAGTGTTTGCCAAACTAAAATCTAAAGTTCAGAGAGAAGCGATGTACGCGACGGAGCCGCCGCGTAACGTCAGagagaaacatggaggagagttcAGCCGAGAGGAGAACTTCCGCCTGGCCGAGGAGGTCAAGGAGAACCACACTCCCGTGTTCTACCGCAGTGAAGTCCAAGCTCTCACCCTGTCGCCCATTTCCACTCCTCAGAAAAACTTCGGCTCCTCGTTTTCAAACGACGGGATCCCTCATGTGGCCGAGACGGGACACGCCTTTATGTTCAGAAACCAACACACGCCGACCAAGAGGGGTTTCCTGGAGTCAACAGCGGTGTCTCACCCCCTGACCCTGGGTCACAGAGACCCAGATCAGATCTCAGATGGTTTCACGGTGTCCCGCAGGACTCGAGCAAAGACTCAGCCTCTAATGGACCGCTGTGGGAGGGGTGTGTATGAGGAGGACCCCCGCCGCAGTATCGTGTCCCCTGCCAAAATGGTATCCCCACAGGGGAAGCGGCTCAGGAAGAGAAAGTGGGAGCAGCAGGAGTTCAACAAGGTCAGCAGCAGAAAGGAGGTCGGTGCTGCTGTAAGGAGTCAGACAGACACTCGCAGGGAGGATGAGGGGGACTTCCGAGGTTTCCCTGCTGAGGTGAACCAGGGGACTCGTGCCCCCTTGTTCCCAACGCCGAGATCCATCGCTATGAAAC GTGCCTGTGTTATGATGGAAAAATATCCTCCGATGTCGCCGGCCAAGCTGTTTGCCTACATGAAGGAGAGGGAAAACAAACGGGAGCATCGGAGGGTTcctgaaggcagcagcagcaccagggaACTCTTCA gTACTCATTTCGATCAGGCCGGAGACTCTCCTCTCCACGCATCTCACGATATGGATGAAATTGAGGACACTGGCTTTTCAAGGGTTCCAGAAAGTGCAGTTCCTGACAGCTGCTCCAGCGACAAGTCCGctgacagccaatcagatcccaTGGAGGATGTCCCGATCCCTGTCGCTAGGCCACAGCCAGTTTTGCTTGAAGACCCACTCGTACTTAATTCGCCAAAGATCTCCATCCCTAAGAAAAACCAGGCTGTGTTCCAGTCCAACAAACGGCCCCAGCGCACACAATTCCCAAAT GAGAGTGTCATTTATCTTAAGAAGTGGTTCTTGAGGAGTAGTCAAAGGGGCCTGTTTCTTGATGGAATCCACAC CAAGGACAACGTGCCATGGAACAGTAACATCATTGACGACAGGGTTTCTAATTGTGTGGTGAAGACCGTCTCTGGTAGAGTTTACGTTTTGGTTGGCAAGATGAACTTCACCGTCAACTCTG GGTTTCCCAAATGGTTTATGAAGAAGTTTGTtaatggtttccctccaaatTGGAAATCGCTTTATGAgaagtctctgtctga aAAAGTGGAGAGGACCAGTGAAGGGAAATCCATCATAGCCAATACGAAATCCGCTGCATCCTCCAATCAGTCTGCGAAGCGGAACAGACAAAATAATTTGAAGACGC CTGAATTCTGTCCTCCTgccatctcctcttcctcttccaccaGAACATCTCAAAGTGGTCGGGTGATAAAGCCACCTCTGGAGTattggagaggaggaagagtcatTCTGGATGCAAACATGAATGTTACCATTCATGAATGTTATGATACCTCCATCTGCATCCCT GAGGTTACTACAACAGTTTCTGCGAGGACGTCACAGACGCCTGCCCGTGTGTTCCTGCCCTGCATCGAAG GCGATAAAAATCGAAGTGAAACATCCTGTGACGAAGAGGCATCGGCACCAGCGAGGAAGGTCAAGGCTCCGCTCCGTAAAAGCAAACGAGCCATGAAACCCAGTAATCCAGCTGAACCTTCTGTGGAGGCAAGAAGCAATCCTGATGGATGGACTGGCAGAGGAACGCGGTCTCAAAGCAGGAGTCCACCCATGGACAAAACGGTGTACGTGGACATTTTACCTCAAAAGCAAAACAAGCCTGAAAAGGCTACAACACAGAGGCCGGAAAAAATGACTCATGAGACCAGCAGGCtgccagagaggaggagcaaaCGGACTCTAAAAGCATCCCCCGAATCTCCCACTGTTCATGAAGAAACATCCCAGCCACAGTTATCAGGTGACGACTTTTCTACTAAGAGAAAGAAGGGGGGAAAAGGAGTGTACGTGAAGAATGGAGGTAAAGGTCGCAACCAGTCGCAGCCAAGCCGAGGTTCCCAGTCGCTTCAGTCTTCGGAGTCTTCTGATGAGAGCGTGAAGGaacggaggaagagaggaacgtcaacaaaaaataccaaaacagcacaaacaaaacctaaacagAGCAAATGCACAAAAATCTCCCCACCCACAAACCTGATGCCCAAGCCGACACATTCCAGCAGGACGCAGAAGACGAACAAAGGCAGCACAGTCGTTCCTCCACCAGAGCAAGATGAAGACAAGTGGACAGAGGCAGAGCTCATGAAGCTGCAAga ggcCGTGTCCTTCTATCCTAAGCACATGTCCGGTTACTGGGCAAAGGTGGCAAAGATGGTAGGAGCTCGTTCTCCAGAGGAGTGTTACAGCCAGCAGACGTCCCAGGGAACATCACAGACGCCCGTcaagaaagacaagaaaccCAGGAAGGAAAAAGTGGAATTGCCAAAAGATCCAG TTACAGACTGTCCCATAATTTCTGCTCGAGTTGGAACCTTGAGGAGAAAGCAGCAGGTGCGTCAGTTCATGGAGGCCATGCCCACAGAGGACGTAGAGGACGTTTTCAGCTCCGCGTACATGCAGAACAAACGCTATGAG ATCCCCTCcatgtgtgagagtgaggaGCATGAGTTCACAATGTCGAACTTGGAGCCCCTGACCCCCGTGTCAAGGGTTTACCCTGAAGTGAAGACCCCTCAGTGCCTGTACATATCGCCTGGCATGATGGGCTCTCCAGACAA GGACAAGGATGACAAATTCGTTTATCAGCtccagaagaggatgaagaaaaaTCAGTTCAATGTCTGCAATCAGGCTCAATCTTCAAAG aATTGCACATCAACGGGACGAACAATGAGACAATGTGGTAACACGG AAAATGACACCTTTGTCGTTTGGCAGATGTTTCCAGAAAACAACGTGGCGGCGCCTGACagcggagaggaagaggactTTTATTTCTCAGACAGCAACTGA